The sequence below is a genomic window from Daphnia pulicaria isolate SC F1-1A chromosome 6, SC_F0-13Bv2, whole genome shotgun sequence.
TATCTTCCATACATAATTTACTACAGAGGATGTAGACCATGTCAATCAAGTCTAGGAAAAAATTTCAGTATCGTTTTAGGGATACCACCAACAGTATGCAATTAACAGGAAACTTTGTCTGGTTGGCTTATGTCACATTCACATGTCAAACCCTTAGGTCATCCCAATAATTTTGAACATTTGCCAACAAGCACATGCTAACACTTTCCAAATACCCTTTGACAGAAAAATATCATTGTCAAATGATTATCAGAGTATCGGACAGCAATTCATCATGTAGAGGTTCATATATGAATCTGAAGTTGCATTAATTAAACAAGCAAAATCGCAGTGCTTATTAACATGCACGAAAGCACATCTAGAACACGTGGAGAAACGCGATCACCGGTTTGCAGGACAACTGCATTCAATAAGTTACAATCTTagttaaattttgtttcatacTTGCTAACACTACTTCATTGCAATTTGCAATACAACATCATCGTGACAACATcatgaaataaaaacctgaGCACTACCTGACCAGCTAAGAAGTAAGAAGTTATAACAAGAAATAGAGCTCTCACttgaatcgagtcaactacaaCTACTAAATAATTCAAGTGCAGACTGCAGACGACTTCGTTCTAGTTCCCGCTCTTTTACTACGGCAAATAGTTGCCAGCTATTCATAATGATCATGTTCTGAATTTGCCAAAAAAAggatctaatttttttttacttgtattTTGTCACACAAACTAAAAATTAAACGAAACAACACTGAATCTAGGCTAAACAGAACCACTAGCAAAACAGGTCGAATCGAACTACGTGAATAATAAAGAAAGTAATCCTGAAACGAATCAAACATTCAGTGTGGATATTTTCGAAGCCAAGACGTCCAAGGCGGGGAAGAAATCTTTGCTCACTGGCAAAATGAATGAAGCCGGTAGGACAAATCCTCTGATGGGAAGCTCGACAATGTACACGTATTTGATGCCAATCGATTTGGCCCAATCGGCCGAGTTGCCTATATACATCCCATAAAAAGGGTATATTCATTTATGCTGAAAACTAAAACTCAAAGATGAAGTAGTTACAGATTTAAATATACCTGAAGCTCGATAAAGAAGATCTACTGTATTTCCCACTCTATAGCTGAAGGCGCGAAATTTCGAAGCTGCGAGATTGGCGAGTGCCAACGTTTCGTTGTAATCAGACGGGTACTCGCGTGCATAACCCCAGGGAAGCAGAATCAATTGGCCGTAGCTGTGAAGACTCAAGTAAAGCTATCAAGGATATAATGTTTTCCAGTTCAAAAATGTGCATTAACTTTCATGCTATATTTAAAGAGTTCCTATATTCAGTTAGGCTAAAtactttgatttgattggatTTGCTTTTGATGAATTTGGAATACGCAACAGCCTCTGGCTCAGAAAAGGCTTTGGATCCTTTGAATGTATCGGAGCAGGGATTACTGCTCGATCCTGGACCACCCCACTAAAGATATTTCAATGTAGCGAAGAGAATAAACATTGCAGGAAAAACTAGTCTGACCTTGAAGTCAAAGTTACGGTTCAGATCAACACCTTGACACCGCCTTGATCCTGTGTTGGACCGGGTTCTTCTCCAGAGACGATTTCTCACATGGGAGTATTCATAACCTTTGAATGCAATTACAAATCGTAAACTACTAAATTCTAACTGAGTTTCTTATACTAAAATACCGTCGGGATTGACAACCGGCATGATGTACCAGTCGATGTTGAACAAAAGCTTCGCGTTGGCCGGTTCTTCGACCAGCTGTTGGATAATGTATGTGGCCAACGCGGGTGTGATCCACTCACGGGCGTGAAATCCTTGAAAGTAGAAATATGTATAATTTGACGatataatattattatcaaACTATTTGTCGTGAATCTtttactgtttttattttacctccATCGATCCAAACGGCGGGTTGCGTATCAGGTTTGGATGAATTAGATATGCGAACGACGTAGAGCGTCCGATTTTCGTATGAAGCACCGATATTAATCAACTGGACAAGGTTTGGGTACGTTTCCGCCAAATAATTCAAGTAGCCGTAAATATCGTCCAGTCGGTGATAGCTCATCCAATCCATTTTGTGAGCTGTTTTCCCATAAATATAATTGCAGCTccgcaaaaatgaaatatactaattattatttacccgCTTTCGTATTGTAAGAACTAGCGTTTAAATTGGGATTCTCGTCATTAATGTCTTCCTGCAAGTCGGCGACTTTGACGACAAACGAAATGTTGGCCTGATCCAATTGTTGCTTCACTTTTATTTGCGATTGCGGTGGCACAAGGACATCGATCGGGGTATTGATGGTTTGGCTCTCCTGCCATCTCCACAGCTCAAGTCCTGTCACATCAAGAAATGTGATGATTAATTATCTTGATTGTGagtatatttatttaatattatcTGCTTACCGAAATGTTCGATCATTTTCAAAACGACCTGATGTTCTTCTTTCGAAAGGGTCGTGATCCTCCAGACCTGATATCCTGAATATGAGACGGCCTTATCTTCTTCGGTTGAAACCTGATCGACGACGAACGCGCAAGTCAAAACGAGTAAAGTGAACAACAGCGACATCCTACaagtaaaaaatgaataatcatttttcaatGTATGGAATTCTCTGTGTTATAAAATACAGTTTCAAGAAATTACCTTCAGTagtttatttaatattaatggtataattattatttggtgGACACCGGTAGACACCGATTTTGGGAAATCGTTTCGGCTAGCAATCCGAGAATAATATAGATTATTCTTTAGCCAAACGGCCTATTTTAAGCACGAGCCGACACAAGCTATTTTAGTCGATGGGAACATTATTTCAAACGGCAAGCATCATATCGTTTGCCCCGCCTTATTATTCACGATTATTCAGTCAGCACATATATTCCAATTCGTATAGCAATGAGGCCAAATCGAATCACCCAATGCCGATGTGATGGCCAGCCTTATTCTACTTTTTTCACCATGGCTGGTGGGGAATGGATCCAGCGAATATTTGctttagaaaataattaatcTGCGTCCGAGTCTGGAATGTGTTATACAGGTACACAGTATGTCGAGTAAATAGTAAACGCATCTCTGCGCATAGACTGAGCCATTGCAGATATACCTGTGCCAGATGTTTAGCTCCAATAATAGCCAAAATGTCTAATGAAGCCAACACGTCCATGGAAAGTAGTGTCAATATAGGAGAGCAAATTATTTACCAAGCCCAT
It includes:
- the LOC124344013 gene encoding carboxypeptidase B-like; the encoded protein is MSLLFTLLVLTCAFVVDQVSTEEDKAVSYSGYQVWRITTLSKEEHQVVLKMIEHFGLELWRWQESQTINTPIDVLVPPQSQIKVKQQLDQANISFVVKVADLQEDINDENPNLNASSYNTKAAHKMDWMSYHRLDDIYGYLNYLAETYPNLVQLINIGASYENRTLYVVRISNSSKPDTQPAVWIDGGFHAREWITPALATYIIQQLVEEPANAKLLFNIDWYIMPVVNPDGYEYSHVRNRLWRRTRSNTGSRRCQGVDLNRNFDFKWGGPGSSSNPCSDTFKGSKAFSEPEAVAYSKFIKSKSNQIKLYLSLHSYGQLILLPWGYAREYPSDYNETLALANLAASKFRAFSYRVGNTVDLLYRASGNSADWAKSIGIKYVYIVELPIRGFVLPASFILPVSKDFFPALDVLASKISTLNV